In Companilactobacillus allii, one genomic interval encodes:
- a CDS encoding DUF4312 family protein, with amino-acid sequence MDNSQKITNEIIQVSGMGQDKQEAVADGLSKISKIVRKKNEITVQITPLSIEIDKAECKEYTERFLFIFLPRKRSIYNVSMSIKIEIKYMDLSEIDFTEKQIKDPNGVRLPGLNSLRSSKGS; translated from the coding sequence ATGGATAACTCTCAAAAAATAACTAATGAAATAATTCAAGTATCTGGAATGGGCCAAGACAAGCAGGAAGCGGTAGCAGATGGTCTATCTAAAATATCTAAAATCGTTAGAAAGAAAAATGAAATTACAGTACAAATCACGCCACTTTCTATAGAGATTGATAAAGCAGAGTGTAAAGAATATACAGAGCGTTTTCTTTTTATTTTTCTACCCAGGAAGAGAAGTATTTACAATGTTTCAATGAGTATAAAGATAGAAATCAAGTACATGGATTTATCAGAAATAGACTTCACTGAGAAACAAATAAAAGATCCCAATGGTGTTAGGTTACCAGGACTGAATTCATTGAGAAGTAGTAAGGGGAGTTAG
- a CDS encoding DUF4311 domain-containing protein, which translates to MTILVILLKSILIGGLVGFAAGMGAARMFNAPTVQALGAFRTLGEMNACEGDPASHFSFGLGFFFNAWASTVGAGAFTQDVTHRVIPNWAASVLLLKDKKVENTVHNPKKMAIAGAIIGIIVVSFLNTTASAIPKSLQVTAVKVLVPAAELLINIVMPIIFWLSAIDAGRRSGLWATIFGGLSAMIMGNAVPGVVLGILIGKGVDELGWVRITKVMFGAVIVLFVLSAFFRGFDIQMIESFKLQVPSFITNMHNVFNIK; encoded by the coding sequence ATGACAATACTTGTCATTTTATTGAAATCAATTTTAATTGGTGGACTAGTTGGATTTGCGGCAGGAATGGGAGCCGCCAGAATGTTTAATGCACCAACGGTACAAGCACTTGGAGCCTTTAGAACTTTGGGTGAAATGAACGCGTGTGAAGGTGATCCAGCATCTCATTTTTCTTTTGGATTAGGTTTTTTCTTTAATGCTTGGGCATCAACAGTTGGTGCGGGTGCATTTACACAAGATGTTACTCATCGTGTAATACCAAACTGGGCTGCATCGGTCTTATTATTAAAAGATAAAAAAGTTGAAAATACAGTTCATAATCCTAAGAAGATGGCAATTGCCGGTGCCATTATTGGTATTATCGTAGTTTCCTTCTTAAATACGACCGCTTCAGCTATTCCTAAGTCACTTCAAGTTACTGCTGTAAAGGTTCTTGTTCCAGCTGCAGAGTTACTTATTAATATTGTGATGCCTATCATATTTTGGTTATCTGCAATTGACGCTGGTAGACGTTCAGGACTATGGGCAACAATTTTCGGTGGTCTCTCAGCAATGATTATGGGAAATGCAGTTCCAGGAGTTGTTTTAGGTATTCTAATCGGTAAAGGTGTTGATGAACTTGGCTGGGTACGTATTACTAAAGTTATGTTTGGAGCGGTTATTGTACTGTTTGTTTTAAGTGCATTCTTTAGAGGATTTGATATTCAGATGATTGAAAGTTTCAAGCTTCAGGTTCCAAGTTTTATAACTAATATGCATAATGTATTCAATATCAAGTAG
- the dagF gene encoding 2-dehydro-3-deoxy-phosphogluconate aldolase, with protein sequence MSNIPNFYKDRVALNVLAGSVQNASECYEAAEHHIVLGVLSKNYGNDELAIEDMKLYQAETDNALSVGLGAGDPNQSQMVSRISAKLQPQHINQVFTGVGTSRALLGQQDTFINGLVSPTGKVGLVNIATGPLSSKQPTAEVPVETAIALLKDMGGSSIKFFPMNGLNHIDEFKAVAKACSDNDFYLEPTGGLNLENFEEIFQIAVDAGVKKIIPHVYSSIIDKRTGYTRPEDVKSLFKIVKKVLD encoded by the coding sequence ATGTCAAACATACCTAATTTTTATAAGGATCGTGTTGCATTGAATGTTTTGGCTGGATCAGTTCAAAATGCTAGTGAATGCTATGAAGCCGCTGAACATCACATTGTGCTTGGGGTTCTATCGAAGAACTATGGTAATGATGAATTAGCTATTGAAGATATGAAATTGTATCAAGCAGAAACTGATAATGCTCTTTCAGTTGGCTTGGGTGCTGGTGATCCAAACCAAAGCCAAATGGTAAGCAGAATTTCAGCAAAATTACAACCTCAACATATTAATCAAGTATTTACTGGTGTTGGAACAAGTAGAGCACTGCTAGGCCAACAGGATACATTTATTAATGGTCTGGTTTCACCTACGGGTAAAGTTGGACTTGTAAATATTGCCACTGGTCCATTGAGTAGCAAACAACCCACCGCTGAAGTTCCTGTTGAGACTGCCATAGCTTTATTAAAAGATATGGGAGGTAGTTCAATTAAGTTTTTCCCAATGAATGGTTTGAATCATATTGATGAATTCAAAGCAGTTGCTAAAGCTTGTTCTGACAATGATTTCTATCTTGAACCTACTGGTGGTTTGAATCTTGAGAATTTTGAAGAAATATTTCAGATTGCTGTAGATGCTGGTGTGAAGAAAATTATTCCACATGTTTATAGTTCAATTATTGATAAGAGGACAGGTTACACGCGTCCAGAAGATGTAAAGTCGTTGTTTAAAATTGTTAAAAAAGTATTAGATTAA
- a CDS encoding LysR substrate-binding domain-containing protein: MNLDHLRYFIELSQSENYTQTAKLLHITQPSLTKAMHSLESEINVTLFEKRGRNVVLTTAGKIFAKGVGNALLQLDRSVSEIEELNSKKTTIQIGALRILSIDWLPSIVQKFQQETNDTSVKFQFSSDTGLSPDILNSLRDGKYDVAFCSRMDEYGDIDYFPIEEQNMVCITPLHHELANKSSLTLRETLPYPQVVFSKRSGLYSVIEKMFEDSGGHPIGVYSVEEDQAMAGLVAHDFGIAITPDMELLHSMPLRVIPISYPKWKRVFYMATLKKHFEQPEVEKFIKFVRQEGKKSLTNKSTQTGGNF, encoded by the coding sequence ATGAATTTAGATCATCTTCGCTATTTTATTGAGCTTTCACAAAGTGAAAACTACACACAAACCGCAAAATTGTTACATATTACACAACCAAGCTTGACCAAGGCAATGCATTCTCTAGAATCTGAGATCAACGTCACTCTCTTTGAAAAAAGAGGACGTAACGTTGTATTGACGACCGCAGGTAAAATATTTGCTAAAGGCGTAGGCAACGCATTATTACAGCTAGATCGAAGTGTCTCTGAAATAGAAGAATTAAACAGTAAGAAGACGACTATCCAAATAGGTGCTTTACGAATTCTAAGTATTGATTGGCTACCAAGTATCGTCCAAAAATTCCAGCAAGAAACTAACGATACCTCAGTGAAATTTCAATTCAGTAGCGATACTGGACTTTCACCTGATATCTTGAATTCATTGCGTGACGGTAAATATGACGTGGCTTTTTGTTCTAGAATGGATGAATACGGTGATATTGACTATTTTCCAATTGAGGAACAAAACATGGTCTGCATAACGCCGCTACATCATGAATTAGCTAACAAATCTAGCCTCACTTTGAGAGAGACGCTTCCCTATCCACAAGTGGTATTTTCCAAGAGAAGCGGTCTTTATTCAGTAATCGAAAAAATGTTTGAAGACAGCGGTGGACATCCCATCGGAGTGTATTCAGTTGAAGAGGATCAAGCAATGGCGGGACTCGTAGCTCATGACTTTGGTATCGCTATAACGCCCGACATGGAATTGCTACATAGTATGCCATTACGAGTTATTCCAATCTCATATCCAAAATGGAAACGAGTCTTTTATATGGCAACATTAAAAAAGCATTTTGAACAACCTGAGGTTGAAAAGTTTATTAAGTTTGTTAGGCAAGAAGGTAAAAAAAGTCTTACAAATAAATCTACCCAAACTGGCGGTAATTTTTAG
- a CDS encoding DUF4310 family protein — MDEEKTMEIDKKSFWYSEWSFPILVGIMSAGVFAGTHMYFVYNVGAFNEVAIVAMLKAGMDGGSYGAAAAFGASFLFARILEGSLVGILDLGGSILTGVGIGIPAILLSIGWKAPITNFTLSITTGLVLGLIIGGIITLVRKYTINQSNATFGADVMMGAGNSSGRFLGPLIIISATTASIPIGIGSVIGAVIFYLWKKPIAGGAILGAMIFGAFFPVSLK; from the coding sequence ATGGATGAAGAAAAAACAATGGAAATAGATAAAAAAAGTTTTTGGTATTCTGAATGGTCATTCCCAATTTTAGTCGGAATAATGTCGGCAGGGGTTTTTGCTGGTACACATATGTATTTTGTCTATAATGTTGGAGCGTTTAATGAAGTGGCTATTGTTGCAATGTTAAAAGCTGGAATGGATGGTGGATCGTATGGTGCGGCTGCCGCATTTGGTGCAAGTTTCCTATTTGCCCGTATTCTGGAAGGTTCATTAGTGGGAATTTTAGATTTAGGTGGTTCAATTTTAACCGGTGTTGGTATTGGAATTCCTGCAATTTTATTAAGTATTGGTTGGAAGGCCCCTATCACCAATTTCACATTATCAATTACAACAGGGTTAGTTTTAGGATTAATAATTGGTGGGATTATTACTTTGGTTCGTAAATATACCATTAATCAATCAAACGCTACATTTGGAGCTGACGTTATGATGGGTGCTGGTAATTCATCGGGACGTTTTCTAGGACCATTAATTATTATCAGTGCTACTACAGCCTCGATTCCTATTGGAATTGGTTCTGTCATAGGAGCGGTTATCTTTTACTTATGGAAGAAGCCTATAGCTGGTGGAGCAATTCTGGGGGCAATGATTTTTGGAGCATTTTTCCCAGTATCATTAAAATAA
- a CDS encoding SFCGS family glycine-rich protein: MVKIVIADRMGKGQKVAKGVENAGGEVYVVPGMGADMRLGDEMKKRNADIGISFCGSGGAGAITAKNKYGYSERHSMRSVQEGITAIEDGIQALGFGFMDKEELGTKLVETYNRVHS; the protein is encoded by the coding sequence ATGGTTAAAATTGTTATTGCAGACAGAATGGGTAAAGGTCAAAAAGTTGCTAAGGGCGTAGAAAATGCCGGAGGAGAAGTTTATGTTGTTCCTGGTATGGGAGCAGATATGCGCTTAGGAGACGAAATGAAAAAGCGTAATGCGGATATTGGTATTTCGTTTTGTGGAAGTGGTGGCGCAGGAGCAATTACTGCGAAGAACAAATATGGATATTCAGAACGCCATAGTATGCGATCGGTTCAAGAAGGAATAACAGCAATTGAAGATGGCATTCAGGCACTAGGCTTTGGATTTATGGATAAAGAAGAATTAGGTACCAAATTAGTTGAAACATATAACCGTGTTCATTCGTAG
- a CDS encoding histidine phosphatase family protein has product MKVYFVRHGMTMFNKMNKMQGWSDTPLTNEGISVLERTGEYLKDTHFDAIYSSDLKRAVDTANIIKDKNLTSTADIQQNKNFREMCFGSFEGDSTPMVWDIVVAKYNNLTKAKMENNFSAIVAKGTLKKADPMNLAEDINDVGKRIEDGLQQLLDENNPDSTVLVVTHGAFLETLVLKYFSDQYDLTNAFPDNGSITVTDLTRDHFKLEKFNIVPN; this is encoded by the coding sequence ATGAAGGTATACTTTGTAAGGCATGGAATGACCATGTTCAACAAAATGAACAAGATGCAGGGCTGGTCGGATACGCCTTTGACAAATGAAGGTATATCAGTATTAGAAAGAACTGGTGAGTATCTAAAGGATACACACTTTGATGCTATCTACAGTTCAGATCTCAAGCGAGCAGTTGATACTGCCAATATTATTAAAGATAAGAATTTGACAAGTACCGCTGATATACAACAAAATAAAAACTTCCGAGAAATGTGCTTCGGTTCATTTGAAGGCGACAGTACTCCGATGGTCTGGGATATTGTTGTAGCAAAGTATAACAATCTAACCAAGGCAAAAATGGAAAACAATTTCTCAGCGATTGTAGCTAAAGGAACACTCAAAAAAGCTGACCCAATGAATCTGGCTGAAGATATAAACGATGTTGGTAAGCGCATTGAGGATGGATTACAACAATTACTTGATGAGAACAATCCTGATTCTACAGTTCTAGTTGTTACTCATGGAGCTTTTCTGGAAACACTTGTATTGAAGTATTTCAGTGATCAATATGATTTAACTAATGCATTTCCGGATAACGGTAGTATTACTGTAACTGACTTAACTAGGGACCATTTCAAGCTTGAAAAATTCAATATAGTTCCAAATTAA